A window from Garra rufa chromosome 14, GarRuf1.0, whole genome shotgun sequence encodes these proteins:
- the LOC141285388 gene encoding olfactory receptor 10A3-like gives MPVGNDSFIKDFVIVGFPGLQTYYYGLVSALLFFVYVFTLVGNAVFFTLFVTTKTLQKPVYYFIINLVVCDVLFSTTTLPKIISRYWFQDGTISFLGCFVQMFFVHYFGSVCSVVLAVIAIDRYAAICYPLQYHSIMTNQNVLILFFGSWILGLLGPVAMVIRAYPLPYCAENTIIHCYCDHVSITTLACTDRSLYSIPALIYAFVILLVPFAVIIFSYCSIFLAVMQISGSQGRMKTFSTCSPQLIIIALFFLPRLFNYLSGNIGIKFSTDLRLVIIMMYSLLPPMINPLIYCLRTEEVKKLLRRQFQKKQIGIPLRLV, from the coding sequence ATGCCAGTGGGAAACGACAGCTTTATAAAGGATTTTGTTATAGTCGGCTTTCCTGGACTTCAGACTTATTACTACGGCCTCGTATCAgcacttttgttttttgtttatgtgTTTACATTGGTGGGAAATGctgtattttttacattgtttGTAACAACTAAGACCCTTCAGAAACCTGTATATTATTTCATTATAAATCTTGTTGTGTGCGATGTACTATTTAGCACTACAACATTACCGAAGATAATCAGCAGGTACTGGTTTCAAGATGGAACCATTTCATTCTTGGGTTGTTTTGTTCAGATGTTCTTTGTGCATTATTTTGGCAGTGTCTGTTCAGTTGTTCTAGCAGTAATTGCCATAGATCGTTATGCAGCTATTTGCTACCCGCTTCAATATCATAGCATCATGACAAACCAAAATGTACTCATTCTGTTCTTTGGCTCTTGGATTTTAGGTTTGTTAGGCCCGGTGGCAATGGTCATTCGAGCTTATCCTCTCCCTTACTGTGCAGAAAACACCATAATACACTGTTACTGTGATCATGTTTCCATTACAACACTGGCATGCACTGACAGATCACTGTATAGTATTCCAGCTCTCATCTATGCCTTTGTAATACTGTTGGTGCCCTTTGCTGTTATTATATTCTCTTACTGCTCCATCTTTCTAGCAGTTATGCAGATTTCAGGTTCTCAAGGAAGGATGAAGACTTTCTCCACCTGCAGTCCTCAGCTCATCATAATTGCTCTCTTTTTCCTACCCaggttatttaattatttgtctgGCAACATTGGTATAAAATTCAGCACTGATTTGCGATTAGTCATTATTATGATGTATAGCCTGTTGCCGCCCATGATCAACCCCCTTATTTACTGTTTGAGAACAGAAGAGGTCAAAAAGTTGCTAAGAAGACAATTTCAAAAGAAACAAATTGGTATTCCTTTACGGTTGGTTTGA
- the LOC141285099 gene encoding olfactory receptor 2AT4-like, translating into MSAGNISFAKDFFIVGFPGLQTEYYGAVAALLLCVYVCILVGNSLFIALFTLEKCLHKPMYYIILNLFVSDLLFSTTTLPKIIARYWFQDGGISFIGCFIQMYFVHYFASVNSFILAVMAFDRYVAICNPLRYSNMITRLNISCLCLAAWVLTHACPLMMAIRAYPLPYCAGNTIIHCNCDHISITSLACTNRAPYSVPAFVFAMVVLLGPLAFILFSYCAIIVAVLRISSGQGRLKTFSTCSPQLIIIALYFLPRCFIYLSSVIGINFSTDLRLVIIMMYSLFPPMINPLIYCLRTKDVKETLLKRIRVSTKPLFSPTKVNVSTVCA; encoded by the coding sequence ATGTCAGCGGGAAACATCAGCTTTGCTAAGGACTTTTTCATTGTTGGTTTTCCTGGGCTTCAAACAGAATACTATGGCGCAGTGGCTGCTCTGCTGCTTTGTGTCTATGTTTGTATCTTAGTGGGGAATAGTCTATTTATAGCACTTTTTACTCTAGAAAAATGCCTTCATAAACCTATGTATTATATCATCTTAAACCTGTTTGTAAGTGACTTATTATTCAGCACAACTACCTTACCAAAAATTATTGCTAGGTACTGGTTCCAAGATGGTGGTATTTCATTTATTGGTTGCTTCATTCAGATGTATTTTGTGCATTATTTTGCATCAGTCAATTCTTTCATCCTGGCAGTTATGGCCTTTGATAGGTATGTAGCTATCTGTAATCCTTTAAGATATTCTAACATGATCACAAGGTTGAACATTTCCTGTCTTTGTCTGGCTGCATGGGTACTGACACATGCGTGCCCTTTAATGATGGCAATAAGGGCTTACCCTCTTCCTTACTGTGCAGGAAACACAATTATACACTGTAATTGTGATCATATTTCCATCACATCACTTGCATGCACCAACAGGGCACCATACAGTGTTCCAGCCTTTGTTTTTGCTATGGTCGTGCTGCTCGGTCCTCTGGCCTTCATACTTTTCTCTTACTGCGCCATCATTGTGGCAGTTTTGCGTATATCAAGTGGTCAAGGAAGACTGAAGACTTTCTCCACCTGCAGTCCTCAGCTCATCATAATTGCTCTCTATTTTCTACCcaggtgttttatttatttgtctagCGTCATTGGTATCAACTTCAGCACTGATTTGCGATTAGTCATTATTATGATGTATAGTCTGTTTCCACCAATGATAAATCCCCTCATTTACTGTTTAAGAACAAAAGATGTCAAAGAAACGCTACTTAAAAGAATAAGAGTCTCAACAAAACCCTTATTTAGTCCAACAAAAGTAAATGTGTCCACTGTATGTGCATAA